GGCTCGGCGAGATGCTCCGCCACGGGACGACGACGATCGAGGCGAAGTCCGGCTACGGCCTCGACCTTCGGACGGAGCTCCGTCTCCTCGAGATCGCCTACCGCCTCGGCCGGGAGGGCCCGATCGACGTGGTGCCGACGTACCTCGGCGCACACGCCGTCCCGCAGGAGTTCCGAACGCGTCCGGATGGGACGGAGGCATACGTGCGCCATATCGTCGAGGAGCAGCTTCCGGGGGTAGCCGCCCAGGGGCGGGCCCGGTTCTGCGACGTCTTCTGCGAAGCGGGCGTGTTCACGGTGGACCAGAGCCGGCGGATCCTGACGGCGGCAGCGGCATTAGGGATGGCGCCTCGGCTGCACGCGGACGAACTCGCGCCGTCCGGCGGGGCGGAGCTTGCGGCGGAGATCGGCGCCGCGTCGGCGGATCACCTGGCGACGCCGTCGGACGCCGGGATCGCCGCACTCGCCGCCGCCGCTGCCACGGATCGTCCGGTGATCGCGACGCTCCTCCCGGCGACCACCTGGTTCCTCATGAAGGAGCATCACGCGCCCGCCCGGCGATTCATCGAGGCGGGCGTGCCCGTCGCGCTCGGCACGGACTTCAATCCGGGCACGTCGCCGACGGCGAGTCTGCCGCTCGTCATGACCGTCGCCTGTCTCACGCTCGGCCTCTCGCCGGCCGAGGCGCTCGTGGCGGTGACGATCAACGCGGCCCATGCCGTCGGCCTCGCCGACGAGATCGGGTCCATCGAACCCGGCAAGCAGGCCGACCTCGTCATCTGGGGCGTGCCGTCCGTCGATCAGATCCCGTACTGGCCCGGCGCAGATCTCGTCCGGATGGTCATCAAGCGCGGTCGCACAGTGCACGAACGGCCGACCTGAGCGCCACGCGGCAGTTGGGTCGGGGGCTCGCGCGCAGGTTCAGGCTTTGCCGCGCGACTCCAGGCGGACCGTCGTCGTCTCGGTCGGCAGGCTCGACGGCGTCACGGAGAGTCGCGCCATGGCTGGCCCTGGCGTTCCGCCGAGTTCATGAAAGAACCGTCCGAGGGCCTCCTCGCAGGCCGCCTCGTCCTCGCACATCGGCATCGGGACGACGATCCGCGGGTCCAGCTGGGCGATGAGCTCGGCTGCGCGTGGGGCTGCGAGGGCGCCGCCGACCGGCACGCAGGCGACGTCCACCGGCCCGATGTCGCCGAGCTTCTCCTCGCTGAGGAGGTGGCCGATATCGCCGAGGTGGACCGTGTGGAGACCGTCGAGCTCCACGACGAATGCCGTCTGCCGGCCGCGCTCCTGCCCCTTCGCGTCGTCGCGGTACGTCCCGATCCCGGTGATCAGGACCTCGCGTACTTCGTACTCGCCCGGACCATCGAGGACGAACGCACGCTCGAGGCTCGTCGGCAGGACCGTCAGACCGTCGCGCGAGAGGGCCCCCTTCGCTCTCGGCGTCGGGGCGTCGTCGGGGTGGCTGAAGGTCACGATCTCGCCGGTGATGCCTCGTCCGGTCGGCCCGACGATCGCGGGATACGGGTCGGCGACGACGACGGCGTCCTTGCCGCGGAGCCGGATGCACGAGCGCCCGTACCAGGTGAGTTCCATCGCCACGATTCTGACACACGCGCATCAACGGCGGCTTTTCGCGGGGCCGTGATTCCTCGCCCCTGGGTGGCGGCGGTGCCGGCCGCCATCCGGTCCGGCCGCCGATCGGTCTCCGGAAAAGGAGGACGGGGAGCGCCTGCCCAATCGGCGCTCCCCGTCGGAGGGAGGGAGGATGGAACTTGAGGAGAGGTTCCATGGGGAACACTAGGACGACGGTGTTCAGGGACAAGCGCCGAACCGATTAAGAAACGCTCACCCTCAGGATCGGCGCCGCGTCAGCCCGGACGGCGAGCCCACCGGGCTCCCGACGCGCCGGGCCCCGGGCACCTGCTGCCATCCGGCCTCCACCGTCGCGGCCCCGGCGATGGCTGTGCGACCATGCCGCGATGGATGTGCGTCGTTCAAGGGCGGCGAGCCGGCTGATCTCGGTGATGGTCGGCCTGGTCGTCGCGATCGGCGGCTGCGGCCCGACGGCGGTCGCACCGATCGGGTCCGGCGGGACCGCGCCGCAGGGCTCGAGCCCGGTATCCGGCCCCACGCTCGAGCCTTACTCGCCCGCCCCGAGCGGCCCACCCGAGGACCCGGCGGTCGTCTACGCTCGGATCGAGGGTCAGGTGGTGCAGATCCGCGGACTGGCGGCCCTCGCCCCGGTCTCGCCGAAGATCCTCGACGCGGCCGGCCTCGCCGCCGCGCTCCGAGCGGATTTCGACGCCGAGAACCCGCCGGCAGTCATCGCCGGCGAGCAGGCGCTGTATCGAGATCTCGGCCTTTTCCCCCGGGACCTGTCCCTCAAGGATGAGCTCCTGAGGCTCCTCACGAGCCAGGTCGCGGGCTTCTACCGGCCGACGACGAAGCAGCTGTA
The sequence above is drawn from the Chloroflexota bacterium genome and encodes:
- a CDS encoding MBL fold metallo-hydrolase, whose protein sequence is MELTWYGRSCIRLRGKDAVVVADPYPAIVGPTGRGITGEIVTFSHPDDAPTPRAKGALSRDGLTVLPTSLERAFVLDGPGEYEVREVLITGIGTYRDDAKGQERGRQTAFVVELDGLHTVHLGDIGHLLSEEKLGDIGPVDVACVPVGGALAAPRAAELIAQLDPRIVVPMPMCEDEAACEEALGRFFHELGGTPGPAMARLSVTPSSLPTETTTVRLESRGKA
- a CDS encoding imidazolonepropionase — protein: MRRGGSQGRLALLSIDDVGRTGRDRARDERRAPVVATWESRIVSVGPRARVERELADGGYPMARFAVIDATGGVVTPGLVDSHTHLLFAGTRERELLLRQAGAGYLEILEAGGGILSTVAATRAASDDALAAHGRRWLGEMLRHGTTTIEAKSGYGLDLRTELRLLEIAYRLGREGPIDVVPTYLGAHAVPQEFRTRPDGTEAYVRHIVEEQLPGVAAQGRARFCDVFCEAGVFTVDQSRRILTAAAALGMAPRLHADELAPSGGAELAAEIGAASADHLATPSDAGIAALAAAAATDRPVIATLLPATTWFLMKEHHAPARRFIEAGVPVALGTDFNPGTSPTASLPLVMTVACLTLGLSPAEALVAVTINAAHAVGLADEIGSIEPGKQADLVIWGVPSVDQIPYWPGADLVRMVIKRGRTVHERPT